From one Eucalyptus grandis isolate ANBG69807.140 chromosome 9, ASM1654582v1, whole genome shotgun sequence genomic stretch:
- the LOC104418089 gene encoding F-box/kelch-repeat protein At3g23880-like: MSSSASSSSDDLLPKLPEDVIEEILKRLPVRCLLRFRCVCRSWRSTIDGPLFVALHLNHSALDPSNRYLAYLHLAQGNPLHLASPRSLCSLSSGDSLSMSQIEVPFAAPFSRYRFVGSCNGLICLTKISRIGLRYHLSTYLWNLFTRKHKAVPRSRVGSAVGFGFDARSNDYKIVRIYPRYGAGDSYPYAEHPVSKPRVEIYSLSTNSWRSLKCEVPTLSCSRATVFLNGNLHWFVSHHNDRFVSRLKYLGRDRGYGSILLFDVTSEVFNKMALSAELLRKVCVSRVVVLSLLNDLLAVCTSSAVGLYPRRRSACSIWVMKEYGMPESWTKLYSFLVDEKVRGFDGFTMNGELLMVIDDHERVSWNPITRQFTYPPLVMRSNLVTVVESLVSLEPRPMPLHLPVLQIDSACESVDIDM, translated from the coding sequence ATGAgttcctccgcctcctcctcctccgacgaCCTCCTCCCGAAGCTCCCTGAGGACGTCATCGAGGAGATCCTGAAGCGACTGCCGGTGAGATGTCTCCTACGATTCAGGTGCGTCTGCCGGTCATGGCGATCCACCATCGACGGCCCTCTTTTCGTGGCCCTCCACCTGAACCACTCCGCTCTCGACCCCTCCAATCGATATCTCGCGTATCTACATCTGGCCCAAGGCAATCCTCTACATCTGGCCTCGCCCCGAAGCCTGTGCTCTCTGTCCTCCGGTGACTCTCTTTCCATGTCACAAATCGAAGTCCCGTTTGCTGCTCCTTTCAGCCGTTACCGCTTCGTTGGTTCGTGTAATGGTTTGATATGCCTCACAAAAATTTCCAGAATTGGGTTGCGCTATCACCTGTCGACGTATCTGTGGAATCTGTTCACCAGAAAGCACAAGGCTGTTCCACGATCAAGAGTGGGCAGTGCTGTAGGGTTTGGCTTCGACGCTAGATCTAATGACTATAAGATTGTGAGGATTTATCCACGTTATGGTGCTGGGGATTCGTATCCATATGCAGAGCATCCAGTCTCAAAGCCTCGAGTCGAGATTTATTCCCTCAGTACAAATTCCTGGAGAAGTTTGAAGTGTGAGGTTCCTACTTTAAGTTGCTCCAGAGCCACGGTCTTCTTGAATGGGAATCTGCACTGGTTTGTTTCCCATCACAATGATCGGTTTGTTTCCCGGCTCAAATATCTGGGGAGGGACCGTGGATACGGATCAATACTCTTGTTCGATGTCACCAGTGAGGTGTTCAACAAAATGGCTTTGTCGGCAGAGCTTTTGCGCAAAGTTTGTGTCAGTAGAGTAGTGGTGTTGTCACTATTGAATGACTTGCTGGCCGTGTGCACAAGCTCAGCAGTAGGTCTGTATCCTCGACGGCGTTCTGCTTGTTCCATTTGGGTTATGAAGGAGTACGGCATGCCTGAGTCTTGGACTAAGCtgtattcttttttggttgaTGAAAAAGTAAGAGGATTTGATGGCTTCACGATGAATGGTGAGCTTCTGATGGTAATCGATGATCATGAACGAGTTTCTTGGAATCCAATCACTAGACAATTCACATATCCTCCACTAGTGATGCGATCCAATTTGGTCACAGTGGTAGAGAGCCTTGTTTCTCTAGAGCCTCGTCCAATGCCACTACATTTACCTGTATTACAGATTGATTCTGCTTGTGAAAGTGTTGATATAGACATGTAA
- the LOC104418090 gene encoding putative F-box protein At5g15670: MSSSDHDHDNPKLPHDAVVEILKRLPAGSLLRFRGVCRSWRSTIDDPRFVALHLNHFALDASNRYLVCVERKRKAIPPSGEERKFLTSIADISHIAVGFGFGARSSDYKIVRIYPRWKNPRVEIYSLGTDSWRSLECEIPHIRGSRLAVFLNGNLHWFASEFGYPSFEGYKQIVSFDVSGEVFDKMTLPEEICCVFSVGLVSLAVLNDLLAVLISRLGAGGHHSVCSVWVMRDYGMPESWTNLYTFEVSGNMKRFDGFTLNGELLMEIYAGKQVSRNLITGHETNFQSSIGCDLVTVSDSLILL; encoded by the exons ATGAGTTCCTCCGACCACGACCACGACAACCCGAAGCTCCCTCACGACGCTGTCGTCGAGATCTTGAAGCGATTGCCGGCGGGATCTCTCCTCCGATTCAGGGGCGTCTGCCGGTCATGGCGTTCCACCATTGACGACCCTCGTTTTGTGGCCCTCCACCTGAACCACTTCGCTCTCGACGCCTCCAATCGATATCTCGTGTGTGTAGAACG AAAGCGCAAGGCGATTCCACCATCTGGTGAGGAGAGAAAATTTCTTACTTCTATCGCAGATATTTCTCATATAGCTGTAGGGTTTGGCTTCGGCGCTAGGTCTAGTGACTATAAGATTGTGAGGATTTATCCACGTTGGAAAAACCCTCGAGTTGAGATTTATTCCCTCGGTACAGATTCCTGGAGAAGTTTAGAGTGTGAGATTCCTCATATCAGAGGCTCCAGACTCGCGGTCTTTTTGAATGGGAATCTACATTGGTTTGCTTCGGAGTTCGGTTATCCGTCATTTGAGGGATACAAACAGATAGTCTCCTTTGATGTTTCGGGTGAggtgtttgataaaatgactCTTCCAGAAGAGATTTGTTGTGTTTTCAGTGTTGGTTTAGTGTCTCTAGCCGTGTTGAATGACTTGCTGGCTGTGCTCATTAGCCGTCTGGGGGCAGGTGGGCATCATTCCGTTTGTTCTGTTTGGGTTATGAGAGACTATGGGATGCCTGAGTCTTGGACTAATCTGTATACTTTCGAGGTTAGTggaaatatgaaaagatttgaTGGCTTCACCTTGAATGGTGAGCTTTTGATGGAGATATATGCTGGAAAACAAGTTTCTCGGAATTTGATCACAGGACATGaaacaaattttcaatcatCGATCGGATGCGATTTGGTCACTGTTTCAGACAGCCTCATTTTGCTTTAG
- the LOC120288284 gene encoding F-box protein At4g22390-like isoform X1, translating into MFLWNMFTRKHKAVPRSNVEKKFLILEIPRIAEGFGFGARSNDYKIVRIYPCYRRGTKPQVKIYSLSTDSWRSLDCEIPTLSGSRPTVFLNGNLHWFASKSRYQWDEVGYQQIVSFDVTGEVFYKMALPEEISHVDSVDLVSLAVLNDLLAVLISCCAERSGCPEQHSVCSVWVMRDYEMPESWTKLYTFEASGLVTGFDDFTLNGELLMKIHGGKRVCRNLITGHEANLQSSMACDLVTVVESLVSV; encoded by the coding sequence ATGTTTCTGTGGAATATGTTCACCAGAAAGCACAAGGCTGTTCCACGATCCAATGTGgagaaaaaatttcttatcTTGGAGATTCCTCGTATAGCTGAAGGGTTTGGCTTCGGCGCAAGGTCTAATGACTATAAGATTGTGAGGATTTATCCATGTTATCGTCGTGGGACAAAGCCTCAAGTCAAGATTTATTCCCTTAGTACAGATTCTTGGAGAAGTTTGGATTGTGAAATTCCTACTTTAAGTGGCTCTAGACCCACAGTCTTCTTGAATGGGAATCTGCATTGGTTTGCTTCCAAGTCCCGTTATCAGTGGGATGAGGTTGGATACCAACAGATAGTCTCCTTCGATGTCACAGGTGAGGTGTTTTATAAAATGGCTCTTCCGGAAGAGATTTCTCATGTTGACAGTGTTGATTTAGTGTCTCTGGCAGTATTGAATGACTTGCTGGCTGTGCTCATTAGTTGTTGTGCCGAGCGAAGTGGGTGTCCTGAACAGCATTCCGTTTGTTCTGTTTGGGTTATGAGAGACTACGAGATGCCTGAGTCTTGGACTAAGTTGTATACTTTTGAGGCTAGTGGACTGGTAACAGGATTCGATGACTTCACCTTGAATGGTGAGCTTCTGATGAAGATACATGGTGGAAAACGAGTTTGTCGGAATTTGATCACTGGTCATGAAGcaaatcttcaatcatcgatgGCATGCGATTTGGTCACTGTCGTAGAGAGCCTCGTTTCAGTTTAG